A stretch of the Sulfurimonas sp. HSL-1656 genome encodes the following:
- a CDS encoding CoA-binding protein, protein MECEFPTVNANSDEIKAMFEATKTIAVLGLSPDESKDSHRVAKYLKEAGFKIVPVYPKEDEILGEKVYRSLAEIPFPVDMVDIFRKPAALDAVADACIARGDVKFFWAQKGIVNNAAAEKAEQAGMKVVQNHCTMVEHRHLLG, encoded by the coding sequence ATGGAGTGCGAATTTCCGACGGTCAATGCCAACAGCGATGAGATCAAGGCGATGTTTGAAGCGACGAAGACGATCGCCGTTCTGGGGCTCTCCCCGGACGAGAGCAAGGACAGCCACCGTGTAGCGAAATACCTCAAAGAGGCAGGCTTCAAGATCGTCCCGGTGTACCCGAAAGAGGATGAGATCCTCGGTGAAAAGGTTTACCGCTCCCTGGCCGAGATCCCCTTCCCGGTCGATATGGTCGATATCTTCCGCAAGCCGGCGGCCCTGGATGCCGTCGCGGATGCCTGCATCGCGCGCGGCGACGTGAAGTTTTTCTGGGCGCAAAAAGGGATCGTCAATAACGCTGCAGCCGAAAAAGCGGAGCAGGCGGGCATGAAAGTCGTCCAGAACCACTGTACGATGGTCGAACACCGCCACCTTCTGGGGTAA